The following DNA comes from Hordeum vulgare subsp. vulgare chromosome 3H, MorexV3_pseudomolecules_assembly, whole genome shotgun sequence.
CGCGATGAATCAGTTCCTGTACTTGTACTTGGGGAACGGGACCCTGCCAGACtcgatgagcttgatgtcttcctcGAGGATCTCATAGTGGTTGCGCACCTCGTCGGCCGTCTTGGTCCCGCCCATGGCGCGCGACACCTTGTGCCAGCGGTCGGGCGTGCCCTCGCCGTAGTTGGCGAGTGCCTCCTCGAACAGCTTGTTCTCCCTGACGCTCCACACCGCGTTGGCGCCGCCACGGGATGAGCTCGTAGACCCAGAAGACATCTCGACCTGGATGGGAATGAGGAGTAGAGTAGTATGTTTCTCGCACTTCAGAGCTACGATGGTTATGGTTTTCGTTTGATGATCGTTGTGGTGCTTCGTCGCCCGCTATTTATAGGCGCTTGGGGACTCGCCGCTCGTATGGTACTACTATCAGGATTGCCATCCACTTTGAGGCTAATTAATTCTAAACTTTTTGGATGAAGGTGCTTAATTTGGAATGTAGATTTATTTAAAAGCTTTAAAAATATCAATCTTTTTGGACGAAGGTGAGCCCGGtatattaaaataaataaatcagtATATACTTAAAAGCTTTAAAAAATATCAATCTTTTTTATACAAATACATATACATGGTAGTCAAATATGTAAAAAGGTTCATCAGATAATTCGGCTGTTTGCATGCTACACGAAAAAGATAAATATTTATCCCAAACACAACAAAGATAAAACACATTTAATATATGTATTTATCTTTTTTTATACGTTACATGAGAACATAAATGCTAGAGAAAATTTATACGCATGTATTACGAatatgtatctatatatactaaggctggtcgtaatgagagtatcataagtagtatcatgcatgtcaactaggcaTATTTTATGAGATGACataaaattaaatgaagaaagagagggttgagtatcatattatgataccgtatcatattaaatgttgtgctactatgtgtcatgcatgacaataaatggacTGTTATATGATACTAgcacatgatactatgcattacggatgtagtatcataTAGCAGTATCATTTGcatgatactaatat
Coding sequences within:
- the LOC123440068 gene encoding protein RADIALIS-like 3 — protein: MSSGSTSSSRGGANAVWSVRENKLFEEALANYGEGTPDRWHKVSRAMGGTKTADEVRNHYEILEEDIKLIESGRVPFPKYKYRN